In Haloarcula limicola, the genomic stretch CGTCTTCGATCTCGGCTTGCATCGAGACCTCGAAGCCTCTGCTCGTCATGTCCGTGACGACTCCGAGTTCGTTACCGTCCGGGTCGTACACCACCAGTCCGGATTCGATAGCCGTGGATGCTTCCGACGGACTGTCTTCGCTCATATTCCGCCTTGCAGCGCACGACTGTTTACTCTGATGGCTGAAGCGGGCCCGAAGAGCGAGGCAACAGGTGCGGGATGAGCAGTAGCTCACCGAGACGGACTCTGCAGCGGGCGAGACGCGGATTTATCCGGCGCTCTGGCTATCACTGGTCTCTGAGAAGGCGGCCCGTAGTCGGGACCGCACCGACCGGGTAGCTCGCTCTCTCTGCGGGAACTGACGTTCTCCAGATTCACTTCCTGCGCCCGCCGTGTCCCGGATAGTCCCGTTCGAACCGGTCTTCGAGTTCCGCGTGTGATATCTCGATGACCGTCGGTCGCCCGTGCGGGCAGGCGTAGGGGTTCTCGCAGTCGTCGAGCGCCGCCAGCAGGTCCCGCACCGACCCCTCCGTGAGCGACGTGTTGCCGGTGAGAGAGGGGTAACAGGCGAGGTCGCCGAGCAGTTCGTCGGCGGCCGCCTCCACCGTCGTCGCGGCCGACCCCTCACCGCCGACGAACGCGCTCAACACGTCTCGGACGATGTCGGGACCGGCGGCATCGGCGATGACGCCGGGGAGCGTCCGGACCGCGACGCTGCGCTTGCCGGTGCGAGCGGTGTGAAACCCCAGGCTCGCCAGCGCGTCGCTCCGCTCCTCGAAGACGGCGGCCTCGCGGGCCGTGAGTTCGAGTTCGACCGGGTCGGCGAGCGCCTGCGTCGTCGTCTCGCCGGCGAACTGCGCCTGCAGTCGCTCGTAGTTGACCCGCTCGTCGGCCGCGTGCTGGTCGATCAGCACCAGCCCGTCGTCGGTCTCGGCGACGACGTACGTCTCGTGGAGCTGGCCGAGGATGCGCATCGACGGCAGGGAGTCGTGAGTCGTCTCCGGGTCGCGGCCGAGCCGGGCCTGTTCGTGGCCGCCCGAGAACTTCCGGTCGGGCGTCGGCTCGCTCGTCGCCGAGTCGGTGTCGCCCTCCGGTCCGGTGCCGGTCGGGGCGGCCGACCCGTCGGCGGCGTCACCGGCCGACTCGTCGGCAGGCGCATCGGCCGTCGCACTCGGCGTCGAATCGGCGGCCGAACCGGTCGACGCGGAGTCGGCCGGGGACGAAGCCGATGACGCGTCGGCCCGCTGGTCAGCCGTCCCGGTGGTCGACGGAGCGGTCCCGTCGGCGGTCGGAACCGTCTCGTCGGTCCCGACCGAGTCGGCGTCGCCGGCGGTTCGACTCGAAACCGTCTCGTCACCGGACTCGCTGTCTGCGGGGTCGGCGGTCTCGCTCCTCGCCTCCTTCGCCGTCTCTTCGGCTCCCGACCGCTCGGGCGATATCTCGGTCTGTTCGGGCTGTGACCGGCCTCGGGGGGCCGACGACCGAAGCAGCCCTTCTTCGAGCAGAGCGTCTTCGACCGCGGTTCGGACCTGCTCGCGGACGCCCTCGTCGTCGGCGAAGCGGACCTCCATCTTCCGGGGGTGGACGTTCACGTCCACGTCGCCGGCGGGCACGTCCAGGAAGAGGACGGCGAAGGGGTAGCGATCGGGCGCTATCTGCGTGCCGTAGGCGTCGACGACGGCGTCGTGGGCCGTCTTCGCTCTGACGTAGCGGCCGTTGACGTACGTCGAGAGGTACTCTCGGCCGGCGCGGGTGGTCTCGGGGTGGGAGACGAGGCCCGAGACGCCGTCGAGCGGGCCGGCGGGGAGGTCGGCGTCATCTACGGCGATCATGGACTGGGCGACCTCGAGGCCGTAGACCGACATGACCGTCTCGCGCAGGTCGCCCTGTCCCGTCGTCGCGAACGTCTCGCGGCCGCCATGGGAGAGCGAGACGGCCACGTCCGGGTTCGCCAGCGCGTAGCTCGTCACGATGGTGTTGACGTGCGCGAACTCCGTCGAGGCCTGCTTGAGGTACTTCCGGCGGGCCGGGACGTTGTAGAAGAGGTCCTCGACTTCGATGGTCGTCCCCTCCGGACAGCCGGCGGGACCGACCGACGTGACCTCGCCGCCCTCGACGACGAGTTCGGTTCCCACATCACCACCGCGCGGGCGGGTGGTGATCGTCAGGCGCGAGACGGCCCCGATGGCGTGGAGCGCCTCGCCGCGGAAGCCGAGCGTGCCGACCCCGCCCTCTAAGTCCGCGATGTCGCGGATCTTCGAGGTGGTGTGTTGCTCGACGGCGCGTTCGACGGCCTCGCGATCCATGCCGATGCCGTCGTCCGTGACCCGAATGCCCTCGCTGCCGCCGCGTTCGACGGTTACGTCCACCCGGTTCGCGTCGGCGTCGACGGCGTTCTCGACCAGTTCCTTCACGACCGAGGCCGGCCGCTCGACCACCTCGCCGGCCGCGATGCGTTCGACGGTCCGCTCGTCGAGTCGCCGGATGTCCGTCATGGCGTCCCCCGCATAGTCTTGCCGTGCGGTAGCGGGCGCGGCGACTTGAGGCTGTCTGCTATCGAGTCGCGGCCGAACATCATGGAAATAGTTAACACGGCACAGCATAGACGTTCGATAGGTGAGGCGCCATGTGTCACCACAGAGGCTACACACCGGAGTGGCGGAGAGAGCGCACCGAGACGACAGCGGACGAGAGAGCGGCGAGAGCGGATGCCGACGACGAACTGCCGTCGTTCCTGAACGAGGAAGCGCCTGCGGACGCGGAGGTGCTGACCGACGGCGGCGAGGGCGACGACGGCGACGGCCGTGACGACTGAGAGCGGCGACGGCCGTGACGACTAACGGCGGCGACTCGGCGTAGCGATCATCCCGTCTTTTCGCCGGTGTACCGCACAGTGAAGTGCGCGCGGGGCGACGGGACGACCAACCCCGACAGATGGAACAGTACGACCAGCTCTACCGACTGTACGAGACCGCGGACACGGAGACGCTGCGGGCCTACCAGGAGTTCGTGGACCTCTTCCCGCCGCTTCGGACCCGCGTCGCGCTGGACCGCTGGGAGAACGTCCGCGAGGAACTCGACGAGCAGAAAGCCGCCATCGCCGAGGAGTTCCCGGCGACGGGCGAGACGTACGCCGAGATCGCCGCCCGGCTGACGCGCGAGGAGGCCTTCACCGCGCTGGACCTCTACGCGAAGTACGGGCGGTCGGTGAACGTCCTCGTCCTGGACGTCGACGAGACGCTCCGGTCGGCCGGCGACACCGACAACGAGATCCCGCGCGAGACGCTGTATCTCCTCACCGAGTTCCACGAGCGGGGCGTCCCGATCGTGGTCTGTACCGGCCAGACGCTGGAGAACGTCAAGGGGTTCCTGATTCAGGGACTGGGCAACGAGGTCGTCTCCTCCGGGTCGGTCAGCATCGTCTACGAGTCCGGCAACGGCGTCTTCACGCCGAAGCACGGCTCCGAGACCAAGCAGTTACTGTACGAGGACCTCGATTCGACCGTCGTGGACATGTTCGACGCCGTCCGCGGCCGCGTGCTCTCGGAGGCACCCGACAGCGTCCGGCACGGCTGTCACCTCCAGGGCAACGAGTTCAACGTCACGCTCAAGCCCAACGCCGAGGTCGGCAGCGAGACGGCCGTCGAGATAATCGACGAGGCGCTCGGTTACCTCTGCGGATTGGTCGGTGAAGTCGTCGTCGAGGCCGTCGACGCGTCCGTCGCGGACCCCGCCGCGCTCGCCCGGACCTACTTCGCCCGCGACCCGGAGATAGCGTCCGTGCTGGACGACGCCGGGCTCTCGACGGACGCCGACACCGACGACGCACCGTCGGCCGTCCTCGACGTCTTCGAGCGCATCGACATCGGCTACTACGAGGGCGACGCCGCCGAACTCGTCAGTCTGGAGCTCGACAAGTCCGCCGGCGTCGAGCAGGCCTTCGAGGTGCTCGACATCGACGACCCGTTCGCGCTGGTGATGGGCGACAGCAAGAGCGACCTCCGCGTGATGGAGTGGGTCGCCGAGAACGACGCCGGGATCGCCGCCGCGCCGCATCACGCCTCGACGGCCGTCTTAGGCCACGTTCGGAACCGCGACGACCTCGTCTACGAGGCCGGAGAAGCCAGTTCAATCCTGAACGTCGTCTACGGACTGGCGCTGCTCGCCGAGCTGGGCGAGCGCCGCTCCTGACTCGCTCGCCGCGGATTCGACGGATACCGTTCCTTGTGACTCGTCACCACACAACAGTTAGACGGCTCCGCGTCGAACGCCACCTATGGCGCTCGAACAGGTCTTCAAGCAGGTCCCGGACCCGCGCTCGCACTCGTTCCCGGAGTACTCGCTCGGACAGGGCGACCCCGTCCGCCCGATCGCGGTCACCGCCGACGAACTGACGGCGCTGCTCGACCTCTACGAGCGGTTCGCCGCCGTCGACCCGAGCGGCTTCGACAGCAACCCCTTCCTCCGGGCGACCAGCGACTTCCTGAACCAGACCTTCGGAACGACGCTCAAACGGCCCGACGAACAGCTACACGACGACATCGCGGCGATGCTCAACGACTTCTCCGACGACCTCGGCGGCCGCCCGCTCGGCGTGGTCGACGCGACCCCCGCGCACCACCGCACGCTCTACTTCTTCCTGACCAGCTGCAAGGCCTACCACCTCGCGCCGCACATCCGCTTCTCGCCGGACGAATCGGCCGTCCAGACGCTGTACGACGTCTACGAGCGCGTCAGCGACCAGGAGTTCTACCTGAAGCGGCCCGAGACGGTGCTGGAGTGACCGTCTCCGAGCAGTGGCGAAGCCCCCGACACATATCAGCGTGGACGGCGAACGACACGGTATGCCACTCGACGTGCCGGTTCCGGACCCGCCGTCGCTGCGCGGGCCACAGCCGCGAGGCGACTACGAAGCGATCGACAACCCGGTGGAGGACCCCGAAGACGACTACCGCCGAGAGGAGATCGAGGGGTTCCTCGAGTCGGGCGCGTGGGCCGACGCCTTCGAGGAGTGGACGACACAGACCACGCTGACCGAGGAGGACTTCGCCGTCGTCACGGAGTACGACCTCGTCGAGAAACTCGACTTCTACTGGGACCCCGGCGTCGACGAGGTGGGGTATCGAGCGCCGACGCTCCCCGAGGAAGCCGAGGACGAGACCGACCTCGACTCCGGCGAAGCCGACGAGATCGAGATCGAGATCGACTCGCTGGGCCGCGTCGTCACGGAGATGCTCGAGAACGACTACCTCCGTCGAGACGACGAGACGTTCGGGTTCTTCGCCGACGACGCGCCGGAGGAGACCTTCGACTACGAGGACGACGACTTGGGCGAGGGACTGTAGATGACTGACCGTTCACAGTATCCCCGCTGAAAACGCAGATCGTGTGGCAACTACCGGATTGTATTCGTAAGTGATACCTAGGGGTGTGCCCTCGCCTCGGATAATGGACGGCGAACGCGGCCGCAGAGAGATAGAGAGGGTATTGGCCGACCGGCGGCGGCGCTACCTGCTTTACTGCCTCCACCTCCACTCGACGCCGCAGCCCCTCCCCGATATCGCGGATCAGGTCACGGTCTGGGAGACCAGTGACCCGGCGACCGAGCGCCTCGACGAGCGGCTGGAGATCTACCTGTCGCTCTATCACGATCACCTCCCGGAGCTCGTCGAAGCCGGCGTCGTGACGTATCGGCAGACCGAGGACGACGTGGACTGGGACGGGCGCGTCACCCCGGAACGGCTCGACTCGCGCCTCGAACGCCGACTGTGCGAGGAACTCGACGCGCTGCTGGACGCCGAGACCTGTACGTTCGACTGCGACGACGGCGGGGACATAGAGCCGTGACAACGTTCTTTCGGCTTCATCCCCTATCCGAATACACAGTGTCAGACGAAGACCCGTTCGACGACCTCGACATCCCGGAAGACCCGACGGCGGACCTCGACCGCGCGACGCAGCGGCTCACGGTCCGCACGGAGGAGCGCCGCTACGGCAAGAAGATGGTGCTCGTCGAGGGGTTCGAAGACGAGGGCGACGTTCAGGACCTCGCCTCGGACCTGAAGTCCTCGCTCGGCACCGGCGGAACCGTCAAAGACGGACGCATCGAGCTGCAGGGCGACCACGCGGAGCGCGTCCGGGACCTCCTCGAATCGAAGGGGTACCAGATAGCCTGACAGCCGACCGGTAGCCTCTCGAGAAGTGCGATACAGCGGACGAGCCTTCGCGATTCGTAACAGCGGAAGCGGTGGGGTAGAAAGTCAGTAACAGCGGAAGCGGTGGGGTCGTGAGAGTGTCACTAACGCCGGGACCAGTGGGTCGAGACGTACGCCGGAACCGGTGGGGCCACGAAGCCGGCGTTACCATCGGCGTCAGTGGGTCAGGGCGTCGTCTCGAGGAGTTCGGATAACCCGGTCTTCACCGACGAGATGGACTGCTCGAGTTCGTGCTCTTTGTACTTGCCCCCGCCTTTGCCGCGGTTGTACTCAGTCGAGGAGATGATGCCGAGCTGATCGAGTTCGCCCAGGTAATCGCGAACGGACCGTTCCGAGACGGGGTCGACGCCCTCCTCGATGGCGACTCGTTCGTACGCGCTGAGGATGTCCTTCGTTCGCGCGGGCGTGTCGCCCCGTTCGGCGAGCAGCGTCACCGCGTAGAGGACGAACTGACCGTGGTTGGAGTAGTTCCGAATCCCCTCGACGACCTGGTCCGTCTGGAGGCGCTGTCGGGCGCGACGGACGTGCGACTCCGTGACGAGCTCCCCGTTGTTCTCGCGGGCCAAGTCGCCGGCCTCAAGTAGCAGGTCCAGCGCCTGCCGGGCGTCCCCGGAGTCCTTCGCGCCGTAGGCCGCGCACATCTCGACGACGCCGTCGTCCAGCACGTCGTCTCTGAACGCCACGGCCTCGCGCTGCTGGAGCACCAGTTGCAGTTCTCGCGCGTCGTACGCCGAGAAGGAGACTTCCTTCTCGCAGAGGCTGGAGCGGACCTTCGAGGAGAGCTGGTTGCGGAAATCGAGGTCGTTCGAGATCCCGATCACGCCGAGTTTGGCGTCGGTGACGTCGCCGTTGGAGCGGGCGCGCGGCAGTTTGTAGAGCAGCGAGTCGTCCCGGATGTGATCGACCTCGTCCAGGACGATCAAGACGGTTCCCCCCACCCGGTCGAGTTCGTCGAACAGGAACTGGTAGACGGACGCCTGCGGGTAGCCGGTGTTGGAGATCTGGTCGGCCGGGTCCCGGAGTTCGTTGACCAGCGCGACGGCGACCTGATAGCTCGAGTTGAGCCCGTCGCAGTTGATCTCGATCGTGTGGAGGTCCAGTTCCGGGACCGGTTCGGCGTCGCGTTCGAGCGCCTGGAGGAGATAGCGCGTGGCGGCGGTCTTGCCGACGCCGCTCTTCCCGTACAGAAAGATGTTCGAGGGGCTCTCGCCGTTGATCACCGGCTGGAGCGCCGCGTGGAACCGTTCGAGTTCCTCGTCGCGGCCGACGAGTTCGTCGGGCGTCCACTCCTCTAAGAGGGCCTCTCGCCGCTCGAAGATCGCAGACGTCGGTGAGAAGGTGATATCCGTCATCCACCACAGGGTGAGCGGCGTAGCTGTATTAACCTTCGGTTCCGCTGTTTCCGTTGTTACTCTTGTCTTATATATGACCGACCCCACCACTTCCGCTGTTAGTGGGTTGACAGGGCGTACGTCGCGAGAGAGCGAGGGAAAGTCGGCACACACCCACCCCACCACTTCCGCTGTTAGCGGGAACGGAGGCGGTATCCGGAATCGGCTCGCAGCCGGCTATGTTTTCGTGTCGAATAGGTAAGTTCAAGTGACTGCTTTAGAAACGATATCCGTACGTCGTTCTCCACTGAACGATGCCACCCCACAGGGGTGGGGTTACTCGTTCCCTCCCTAACAGCGGAACCAGTGGGGTGGGAGGGTGGTCCGTCACCTAATTCTGTCACCGGTGCTCGCCTACTACCGGGCGGCCGAATGGACGGGCACAGACCAGATCGCGCCTGACCGAGTGCGAGAGTCGTCACGACGCGCGACGCTACCGATGCTCGGCGTGAGTCCGACCGTCGGCGCGAAGGAATCAGCGCGGCTCGGCCGAGCCGCGCTCGAACGAGACCCGCGTCACGCCTCGTCGAGTTCCTCTTGCCACTGTTGGACCGTCGCCATCAGTTCGACGGGCGGGGTCTCGTTGACGTCGAGGTCCCGTAACTCGTCGAGAACTGACCGTGTCTCGGCGTCGATGGCCGCCTCGGCCGATTCGTCGGCGGCGGCCGCCTCCGGACTCCCGTCGGTCTCGACTCGCTGTGTCTCCCCGCCGGGAGCGAACTGCCCCGACCCCAGGTCGAAGACGGCCTGCGTGGTCCCGGCGTCGCCGGCCGCGTCGCTCCCCCGGACCTCGATGGCCTTGTCCTCGCGCAGGCGGTCGAGCACCTGCCGTGAGCGGGCGACGACCGGGTCGGGGATCCCCGCCAGATCGGCGACGTGGACGCCGTAGGAGCGGTCGGTCGGACCGTCCCGCACCGTCCGCAGGAAGGTCACGTCGCCGTCGGTCTCGTCGGCGGCGACGTGGACGTTCTGGACGGTCGGCAGCTCCTCGCCCAGCGCCGTCAGCTCGTGGTAGTGGGTGGCAAAGAGCGTCTTCGATCCGAGCGTGTTGACGACGTACTCCGTCGCCGCCCACGCGATGGAGATGCCGTCGAACGTCGCCGTCCCGCGGCCCACCTCGTCTAAGATTATCAGCGAGTCCTCGGTCGCCGAGTGGAGGATGTTCGACAGCTCCTGCATCTCGACCATGAACGTCGAGCGGCCCTGTGCGAGTTCGTCCAGGGCCCCGACGCGGGTGTAGATGCCGTCGACGAGGCCGACGGTCGCCGCTCGCGCGGGGACGAAACTGCCGGTCTGGGCCAGCAGCGTGATCAGCGCCGCCTGTCGCATGTACGTGGATTTGCCGCTCATGTTCGGCCCGGTGACGACGAGGAACCGCCGGTCGCGGTCCAGGTGGAGGTCGTTGGGGACGAACTCGGTGGTCTGCTCGACGACCGGGTGTCGGCCGGCCTCGATGGCGAGTTCGTCGCCCTCGGTGACCTCGGGGCGCGTCCAGTCGTTCTCGACGGCGTGGACGGCGAACGAGGCCAGCGCGTCCACCTCGGCGAGCGCTCGGCCCACGTCCTGCATGAGCGTCGCGCGCTCGGCGACGCGCGCTCTGAGGTCCTCGAACAGGTCGCGCTCCATCTCGTGGCGGCGCTCCTCCAGACGGAGGACGTCCCGTTCCTTCTCGTCGAGTTCGGGGATGGTGTAGCGTTTCGAGTTCTTCAGCGTCTTTATCTGCTCGTACTCGTCGGGGACGTCGCCGGTCTCGCTCTTCCCCACCTGGATGTAGTAGCCGTCGGTCTTGTTGCGGTCCACCGAGAGGTGGGTGATGCCGGTGCGCTCTTTCTCCCGCTCCGGCAGCGTCTCCAGCCACGAGAGCGCCCCCTCGTGTTCGTCGATGAGTTCGTCCAGCTCGTCGTCGTACCCCCGGCGGAAGAGCCCGCCCTGCGTGACGGTGCCGGGCGGGTCCTCGACGAGCGCCTCGTCCAGTTCCGCAGCGAGAGAGGCGGCGGCCTCGCGGTCGGCCCCCGAGAGCGCGTCGGCGAGCGGCGAGTCGGCCAGCCGCTCGGTCTCGGCGACCGCGTCGGCGACCTCGGAGAGGAGCGCGAGCGTCTCCTGTGCCGCCCGCAGGTCGCGGGCGTCGGCGCTCCCCGAGGTCGCCCGCGACGCCAGCCGTTCGAGGTCGTAGGCCGCGGAGAGCGTCTCCCGGATCGCCTCGCGGGCCATCGCTTCGCGGGCCAGCGCCGCCACGGAGGACTGCCGACGCCGGAGTTCCCCCCGGTCTCGGCGCGGTCGCTGGAGCCACCGCCGGAGGAGTCGCCCGCCGGCGGCCGTGACGGTGTGGTCGACGGTGTCGAACAGCGACCCCGAACTGTCGCCCTGCATCGTCTCGGTGAGTTCGAGGTTGCGCTGGGTCGTCGCGTCCAGCGCGACGTGTTCGCGCGCGCCGTAGACCTGCAGCCGCGTGACCGCCGCGAGCGTCCCGACGCCCGTCTCCTCGACGTAGGAGAGCACCGCCCCGGCGGCGGCGATGGCGGCTTCGTCCCCCTCGATACCGACGCTCTCCAGGGTCTCCGCGCCGAACTGCTCGCGCACCCGGTGGCGGGCGCGACCCGGTTCGAACGACTCGGTGGCGTGGAGGGTGAGCGCGGCGTCGGAGCGCTCCCGGAGCCGCTCTAGGAAGTCGTCGTCGTTCCGGAGGTCGGGGCCGGGCAGGACCTCCGCCGGCGCGAACGTGTACAGTTCCGAGAGCACCGAAGCGGGGTCGGCGCCGTCGAGTTGCGTCACCTGAAATCGGCCCGTCGTCACGTCGGCGAAGGCCAGCCCGTAGGTGTCGCCCTCGCCGCGGGACGTCTGTCGGACCAGCGCCGCGAGATACCGGGCGCTGGCGTCGCTGCTCTCCAGATGGGTCCCGGGCGTCACGACCCGCGTTATCTCGCGGGCGTGACCGTCGGCCGTCTCGTGTTGGTCCGCGACGGCGACCCGATAGCCGCGTTCGACCAGCGCGGAGACGTACGGCGTCAGGTCGTCCACCGGAACGCCGGCCATCGGATACGACGAGCCGTGCGAGGACTTCTGCGAGACCTTCAGGTCCAGTTCCTCGGCCACCCGCTCGGCGTCGTCCGCGAAGAACTCGTAGAAGTCACCACACTGCATCGCCAGCAAGTCGGCGTCGGTCTCCTCCTTGAGCGAGAGGAACTCCCCGACGATGCCCGTCGCCTCTGTCATAGCCCACCCTCTGTCCGTCCTCGGCGTAAGGATTGCGGGAGCGCGGCGGGCGGCCACGGGGCGGGCGGCGACTCCCTCGGGGGACCCCGGCGATGGATTACGTTCAGTATAACCGGACAATTATATGAACCGGGGGCCGTTAAGAGGTCACAATGCGCGTGGCGCAGCGAGGGTGGGCCGCGGTCGCCGTCGCTATACTGCTCGTTCTCACGTCCGTGGGCTCCGCAGCGGGAACAGCCGACGCTACGGGGCGGGCGCCACCGGCCGAAACGTCGTCGCTGGTCCGACCGCAGGGACAACCGACCATCGCCAGCGGACAGGTCTTCCAGGTCGCAGACGACGACAGCATCAACCAGACCCAGACGTACTCGTTGACCCCCGACCGGCCCGGCGAGGTGGCCGTGACGCTGACCTACGAGATTCCGGA encodes the following:
- a CDS encoding DUF7344 domain-containing protein gives rise to the protein MDGERGRREIERVLADRRRRYLLYCLHLHSTPQPLPDIADQVTVWETSDPATERLDERLEIYLSLYHDHLPELVEAGVVTYRQTEDDVDWDGRVTPERLDSRLERRLCEELDALLDAETCTFDCDDGGDIEP
- a CDS encoding translation initiation factor — protein: MSDEDPFDDLDIPEDPTADLDRATQRLTVRTEERRYGKKMVLVEGFEDEGDVQDLASDLKSSLGTGGTVKDGRIELQGDHAERVRDLLESKGYQIA
- the mutL gene encoding DNA mismatch repair endonuclease MutL, which codes for MTDIRRLDERTVERIAAGEVVERPASVVKELVENAVDADANRVDVTVERGGSEGIRVTDDGIGMDREAVERAVEQHTTSKIRDIADLEGGVGTLGFRGEALHAIGAVSRLTITTRPRGGDVGTELVVEGGEVTSVGPAGCPEGTTIEVEDLFYNVPARRKYLKQASTEFAHVNTIVTSYALANPDVAVSLSHGGRETFATTGQGDLRETVMSVYGLEVAQSMIAVDDADLPAGPLDGVSGLVSHPETTRAGREYLSTYVNGRYVRAKTAHDAVVDAYGTQIAPDRYPFAVLFLDVPAGDVDVNVHPRKMEVRFADDEGVREQVRTAVEDALLEEGLLRSSAPRGRSQPEQTEISPERSGAEETAKEARSETADPADSESGDETVSSRTAGDADSVGTDETVPTADGTAPSTTGTADQRADASSASSPADSASTGSAADSTPSATADAPADESAGDAADGSAAPTGTGPEGDTDSATSEPTPDRKFSGGHEQARLGRDPETTHDSLPSMRILGQLHETYVVAETDDGLVLIDQHAADERVNYERLQAQFAGETTTQALADPVELELTAREAAVFEERSDALASLGFHTARTGKRSVAVRTLPGVIADAAGPDIVRDVLSAFVGGEGSAATTVEAAADELLGDLACYPSLTGNTSLTEGSVRDLLAALDDCENPYACPHGRPTVIEISHAELEDRFERDYPGHGGRRK
- a CDS encoding HAD family hydrolase, translated to MEQYDQLYRLYETADTETLRAYQEFVDLFPPLRTRVALDRWENVREELDEQKAAIAEEFPATGETYAEIAARLTREEAFTALDLYAKYGRSVNVLVLDVDETLRSAGDTDNEIPRETLYLLTEFHERGVPIVVCTGQTLENVKGFLIQGLGNEVVSSGSVSIVYESGNGVFTPKHGSETKQLLYEDLDSTVVDMFDAVRGRVLSEAPDSVRHGCHLQGNEFNVTLKPNAEVGSETAVEIIDEALGYLCGLVGEVVVEAVDASVADPAALARTYFARDPEIASVLDDAGLSTDADTDDAPSAVLDVFERIDIGYYEGDAAELVSLELDKSAGVEQAFEVLDIDDPFALVMGDSKSDLRVMEWVAENDAGIAAAPHHASTAVLGHVRNRDDLVYEAGEASSILNVVYGLALLAELGERRS
- a CDS encoding orc1/cdc6 family replication initiation protein, giving the protein MTDITFSPTSAIFERREALLEEWTPDELVGRDEELERFHAALQPVINGESPSNIFLYGKSGVGKTAATRYLLQALERDAEPVPELDLHTIEINCDGLNSSYQVAVALVNELRDPADQISNTGYPQASVYQFLFDELDRVGGTVLIVLDEVDHIRDDSLLYKLPRARSNGDVTDAKLGVIGISNDLDFRNQLSSKVRSSLCEKEVSFSAYDARELQLVLQQREAVAFRDDVLDDGVVEMCAAYGAKDSGDARQALDLLLEAGDLARENNGELVTESHVRRARQRLQTDQVVEGIRNYSNHGQFVLYAVTLLAERGDTPARTKDILSAYERVAIEEGVDPVSERSVRDYLGELDQLGIISSTEYNRGKGGGKYKEHELEQSISSVKTGLSELLETTP
- the mutS gene encoding DNA mismatch repair protein MutS yields the protein MTEATGIVGEFLSLKEETDADLLAMQCGDFYEFFADDAERVAEELDLKVSQKSSHGSSYPMAGVPVDDLTPYVSALVERGYRVAVADQHETADGHAREITRVVTPGTHLESSDASARYLAALVRQTSRGEGDTYGLAFADVTTGRFQVTQLDGADPASVLSELYTFAPAEVLPGPDLRNDDDFLERLRERSDAALTLHATESFEPGRARHRVREQFGAETLESVGIEGDEAAIAAAGAVLSYVEETGVGTLAAVTRLQVYGAREHVALDATTQRNLELTETMQGDSSGSLFDTVDHTVTAAGGRLLRRWLQRPRRDRGELRRRQSSVAALAREAMAREAIRETLSAAYDLERLASRATSGSADARDLRAAQETLALLSEVADAVAETERLADSPLADALSGADREAAASLAAELDEALVEDPPGTVTQGGLFRRGYDDELDELIDEHEGALSWLETLPEREKERTGITHLSVDRNKTDGYYIQVGKSETGDVPDEYEQIKTLKNSKRYTIPELDEKERDVLRLEERRHEMERDLFEDLRARVAERATLMQDVGRALAEVDALASFAVHAVENDWTRPEVTEGDELAIEAGRHPVVEQTTEFVPNDLHLDRDRRFLVVTGPNMSGKSTYMRQAALITLLAQTGSFVPARAATVGLVDGIYTRVGALDELAQGRSTFMVEMQELSNILHSATEDSLIILDEVGRGTATFDGISIAWAATEYVVNTLGSKTLFATHYHELTALGEELPTVQNVHVAADETDGDVTFLRTVRDGPTDRSYGVHVADLAGIPDPVVARSRQVLDRLREDKAIEVRGSDAAGDAGTTQAVFDLGSGQFAPGGETQRVETDGSPEAAAADESAEAAIDAETRSVLDELRDLDVNETPPVELMATVQQWQEELDEA